The Silene latifolia isolate original U9 population chromosome Y, ASM4854445v1, whole genome shotgun sequence sequence TCGGATTTTAAGGCTGCGGAAGAGGTTGAAGGAGGCGTGGTACTATGGAAGGGTAGACCTATACATGAAGTTGACCCAGATGAGGTGTTTGCTGATTCGGACCCAGATGGCGATGAAGGTACGATTGAGTCGTCTGAGGCTACCTTTACTTGGTCAAGGCGTGGCTATAGAGGGTATAAACATTGTTACTTGAACGATGACGGCGATTATGTGAGATATGTTGAGGCTGACGGTACCGAGGTGTTATACAGTGGATCTCTTGATTCAGATTCGGCATGGAATAGGCAGTGGTGTAAACGGGTTAAGCCGGAGGTGATAAGTTCAGACGATTCTGATGAGGTCTCTTCGCGTCCTCCGGCCAAAAAACCGAAATCAGGCTCCAATTAATTTCCTAATAAACTGGTAGTATTTCTTCATCTATATTGTTATGCGTCAAATAATTTCTGATTCAGATTCTTTCTAATTTATGATTGTTATGGTTTTTTTACGATTGTTTCTATTTTTTTATGTTAATGTAAATTTGGGTCTTTGATTTTAAGTGAAATTAACAGTGTTTTAAGAACTCGTACAAAAACTCGATTGTGATGTTTTCTGATGTTTGTTGGTTTCTGATGTTTTATTACTGCTGCAATTCTGATCTGACATGGAACTTGAATATTGCACTTACAAAAACTCGTACAAATACATTGGATGAATGAGAACCTTACAAAAACTTGCATATGAATTTAATTCTTGCATATGAATTTAATTCTTGCATATGAATGCATCCTAGTTAATGGTCCTTTTCCAATGTCTACTTACAAAATTTGCACTATACTTACAAAAAACACCACCAATGCTGTTGTGACTTTTATGCCTGGCTGAATATGATGGTGCTATTTTAGTGCCTTGTCTGATGCTACTTTACTTACGAATAACATATTCTTACTTACAAAAAATAAGGGCGTGATAACATGCATTTTCTGCTTGCTGTTCTGTGTATATAGCCTCTGCCCACTCCAAAAAAAAACTCACTCCTTCAACTTTAACCTTCTTGTGTTGCTGCTGCTTGTGTTGTTTCTGCTTCTACTGTTTCTGCTTGTGCTGATTCTGCTTGTGTAGGTTCTTCGACATTGTTGTTAATATTCTCCAATGCATGTAATGCTTTTTGTAAACATTCCATGTTGGGTTTTACTTTTGTTTCAAGAATTCCAGTCCTTTGTACCTTTTTCTTACCAATGTGTGGAATAGGAAAAGAATTGTTACCTTCATCTCGCAATATCTCATTCATGCATGCATGAAGGGACACCCAAATAAACTTCAATTTTTCATTATCAATTTCATCATATGCTTTGCCaacagattctataagttcaagTATAGACTCGGGGCACTTTTTGTGTTAAAGGGTTTGAATAGACCTAAAAAATCCTAAATCCAAAATGTTTAAATCCGGACTATTTGGTGGTTGACAAACTAGATCAATATCAAACCCATCTGATTTTGCAACACTTAGAAAATCTAAATCTTGTGCTGAAATGTGTGGTTTTGCATTATCTTGTTGTATGTAAATCCTCCTACTTGCATTTAGAGGCCATTTTGCTTTGATTGCGGGAATGACCCTCTCAATTAGGCATTGCTTGATAACTTCCTTTGTTATGCTTTCAATGGGTTTCACTTCCAAAGTTCCCTTTTCCCTATTTTTGCTTGACCTCAATGCTTCCGCTTCATATACAAATGGAAAAATACCAATTTTACCATCAAATAGAACAACACCATCCTCATCATATCTAGGCCTTGCAACGGCCGCCATAAACATAATTTTGCTTATAAAACTCTTTGATTGACAAGTTCTATGGGGTCGTGGTTCATTAGGCAACACGTAGAATTTGGTGGTGGTTCTAGTCATGGTAAAGTATTTTTCATCTATGTGAACAACATCATACATTGCATCAAAAACTAAATTTCCTCCTAATGCAGTAGCACTAATCTTACTTAACACCCAATGGATTCtggctattttgttttttttttgttaatgatgGTTTAATATCACTAGTATGGCTTACCATTTCTCCTTTTTGAACTAATCTCCAAACTGTGCTGATAGATAAGCCTAAACCTGTTGCCAAATCTTTAAGACACATTCTATCTTTGAGTTCAATAGATTTTACCTTCTCAACATCGACGAACTTTGTGCGCTTGCTGCCTTTGTACTTTCCGTCCACATTTATCACTTCTCCAGCACTGAGTTGTGCTTGTACGTCTTTCCAAATTGTGCTAATGGTCAGTCTTTTGACCCCAAATTCACGGCTTAGCTCATTAATGTAACCATGTTTAAGTTTTCCATTTTGATAGCTCAACGACATTGCTTGACTTATCCTCTTTTTCTCTACATTGGTTAGCCTTTTTTGTTTTATTCTTGGTGTTGGGACTGGTTGGTTGGTTGATGGTTCTTCTTGAATGGATGTTTCACCTCCTCTAACCCATTCCCTTAATTTTCTGATGGACTCTTCATGCTGGAGTGTAACTAACAAGTTGTTTTCGTCTCGTACCCTCCTTGTTCTTGCTGTTCTGCTTTGCTGACGCTGGGGTGTGGCTCTTCTGTTGATGTGTTGTAGGTTGTTTGCGGTTTGGTGCTGCTGGTTGCTGTCCAATTCCTGCTGATTGCTGCCCAATTGTTGCTGCTGATGGTTGCCACTGTTATGGCAGTGTTGTTGATCAAGGTTGCTGTTATTTTGTTGCACAACAATGGGTGTGTTTAGTGGTTGGTTTAGTGGTCGTCTTTTTTGGGGAATTTTTCTGTTTGGCTTCGAGGTGGTGGAAGAACCAGTGGTGTTATTTTGGCGTGGTGGTTGGAAAGGTGGTAATCCACCACTATTTGTTGTAAACATTGACATTAGAATTTGTTTGTTGTAAAAACTTTGGAATATTATTCATATTTATGGAGTTAGATGTGAATTAAGGTTTTCATTTTGGAGCCAAAAAATGTTGAGGCCAAAATTTGGTTGGAAAAAATTGGAGCCAAAAAAATTGGGGCCAAAATTTGGCTGGAATTAAATTAGAGCAAAACAAATTTGGTCGAAAAATTTTGCGCCAAATTTGGCTGGAAATAAATTGGAGCCAAAAAATTGGCAGAAAATTTTTGGAGCCAAATTATGGAGCCAAAAAAATTGGCAGAAAAATTATGGAGCCAAAATTATTTCACCAAaatcaatttcattttgtaaGGGGTAGATGAGTAATTTAAGCACCTAACCCCACATACTTTTGCTCTACCTAAAATATTGTGCAAAAAGCAAATGTATGGAAATGAGagaaatggaggaagtatgatTTAGTGAAtgttttgtatgattagtacatgtttgattgtttattatcatgttaattatgttttcacgcgtttttatatgttttaatgtattaattatatatcgtatgttggttatgtgtttattatgggtgtcatgagcgtaattagggtttacgaataaaccctagtggcggcatgataggcggccaagagttctctccaaagttatagctaaagctagtataaccttgatgatgattcaagtgttatagctaaagttaatacaactttgggtagttactctagttatggctgaaacaggtataaccttggaaatatgattcaaggttatagccgaagctactataacattgaagtacgagttaaggttatagctggaactaacgtaccctgagatttatggctcgaggttatggttggaactagtataactttgagtttcgtgtcaaggttatggttgaggtaagtataacttcaagttatatgtgttgaagttatagtagaggttactataacctcgcatccagagtccatgttatggttagggttactataacgtTGAATGGttattgttaaagttatagctggagttACTATAATATTgggttgtattgtgttcaacgtgttgTGTCCTTGTGTTGATTATGTCTTTGGTTGCTcttattcatatgataagtaggatggtcagttatactatcctatgagttgagtcgtgatgttgttcacgcatgttgtacagtcagttatactgtgcatttgttgttggctagtggtatagatgacgtgcggtatcagttatataccaaacggaatgaactaacgccacccattatgggatttatttggtctatgttcgggggtggccagattcGTCAGTTATACGTTCTggttcccgagtgtcgttcggtgtacagttattgcatcgaGAGAGGTccggccaggtcttaggcatataggcagtggtgatacgctatacatagtaccgtggagtatcagttatatacttcaCACCGACGGGGAGTCAGTTATACGATCCGTCAGTCAGAGTATCAGTTATATGCTCTGACAGGTTAGAGTGTCAGTTATACGCTCGAGCCGGTGTTCGTTTTATACCCTATGCATATTGTGTGGAAGTATTGGTTACATACTCTAATTGGTATGACGTGTGGTGTTCACCTTATTTGCTATGCttcaatgctagctttgtgccttaagttgttgtgggtcgtttgtcactactagtcttgtaagtattcatggtctagtggttgcatatggtctaggtttgcatgattgcgTTCGTTAATATTGgttaagtcatggtaagctttgttgggtctttcatgagtatagatgatctcgcatgtttactggttttacatttcatttgttaatgattgttgattatattcaattgttgtaaacaagACTGGGAGAgaatctagttactcccgactgattgtcgacccccttctcaggttgttcagattgttgctgttttggatgatatcttgctgggaagtactgtgcggcgagatgaataataaattaggactttacCTTATGTTCTAAGAACCtttcgaataatgtattagtttgttttggagttagtagcgaaccgtatttgggcttggtgtttccgccaccttgacccttttatcagtatcgtactctgatattcattttatataagtttttcctttgttttataatccgggttgttacagttggtatcagagcgaacacgctcccaactctcgcttagtttatgactaaaatgaataacctagttaatgagtgagagtaaatggggtagaaaccaataggatgGGTTGGTTTCCTTATGTTTGtaaagtgtatgagtagttgtttggagtggtacttaggttctaccacttataacgagatttctttcttgcagatggtgcgtaacgcgaatggtgagaccgatgctgaccgcatcaggagacttgaggccgctttggcatctatggccgaaggtttcaccaaccacctcaacaacaacaacaacaacaacaacaacaacaacaacaaccgtcCGTAGCAgactgtgtttgatcgctttgctcgtcaccgtcctccgacttatgatggtgcgaatgatcctactgctttggaggcttggattcgagagatcgagaagttgttccTCGCTCATGGATGTCCCGAGGATCgaaggtggatatcgccacctattatccGAAGGACGAGGCCGACAATCGGTTggctcttgctagagctggttTGGAAGTTCAGCCAGGATATGGTTGGGCTCTTTTCTCTGAGGCTTTGAAGAAAAGGTTTTATCCCGAGGAGATGCGTTGGTagaaggagcaggagttccttcgtctacaGCAAGGCTCCATGACCGTTGAGGtgtacaccaacaagttcgtaaagctgtcacgtttcgttacttctgtagctatggacgaggtttcgaggactcgtcgctatgagaagaatctagctcctaaggTCCTGGATCGCTATGTCCTgcattccttcaacttctttccaataggcttatgatcgtgctcttagcatctatgattctgtccttgctaccgaggttgaggagagtgcgaagaataagttcatgaagaggccttatgttgctcccagTTCTTCCCAGAAGAAGCAGAAGTATGAAGCTCGTCCGTATGCTCCGCGTGATCAAGGTCAAGCTAAGAAGGATATggtttgcttcaagtgtggaaagGCTTACCATCCGGGTAAGTATTGTGACA is a genomic window containing:
- the LOC141632746 gene encoding uncharacterized protein LOC141632746, with protein sequence MAAVARPRYDEDGVVLFDGKIGIFPFVYEAEALRSSKNREKGTLEVKPIESITKEVIKQCLIERVIPAIKAKWPLNASRRIYIQQDNAKPHISAQDLDFLSVAKSDGFDIDLCPESILELIESVGKAYDEIDNEKLKFIWVSLHACMNEILRDEGNNSFPIPHIGKKKVQRTGILETKVKPNMECLQKALHALENINNNVEEPTQAESAQAETVEAETTQAAATQEG